In Mytilus edulis chromosome 4, xbMytEdul2.2, whole genome shotgun sequence, the following proteins share a genomic window:
- the LOC139519814 gene encoding uncharacterized protein, giving the protein MQWEKLMEEIRKVQETTNNIRMSRSQHCDVVQQIPWRRSVELSLYSSKENAYSGTSNFFKKNQLFLKMESISISRLDLILKQFIRIDQYKWYSRLLKEYATEEFTVNGMPAPIYVAKRMAYSQENDNFGMVEMKDLLVPLCNTAFLLHCQAPEIAVTNEKIPNFDVTFDSSICQDIIKMEKEVSRKIRSHIICLEGLRDLQKDCWSWEKRLKHRNNRIDTFLKKKIDEGQAVSSNLKTKYDSLVLKQSETAKRYRAILVCFQEKIEEEKKLRTVILQKVAAIREKLTSVMKEGLIHTYSDMIQAVYMAKEQDGFNLVDQQLTAVNIDGIIEKIYEITSATYNTPLPEDFIQATGSNEKLAEIYYKECDFEVLGMKNGNYFRNLKTEKKSLLGKTESRKEGCFFPINGGIRTNPVTRDQKSRGIINIKTGYQVKLKLSLMEGNVGFGWVRQNAFFRRKTWGFYFLTSEDEATSTKGVTSVLKAFPTEVTDCSDDYRGQGDNPCVVTLENDKHEYTEKKEQEDAVVVPMIQKIIDECIHEIKLEEKILVV; this is encoded by the exons ATGCAGTGGGAAAAGTTAATGGAAGAAATCAGAAAAGTCCAAGAGACGACGAACAACATCCGAATGTCGCGGTCGCAACATTGTGACGTTGTCCAGCAGATACCTTGGCGACGTTCAGTAGAGTTGTCGCTGTATAGTAGTAAAGAGAACGCTTATAGTGGaacttcaaatttttttaaaaaaaatcaactattcTTAAAGATGGAGAGTATTTCAATTTCAAGACTTGACTTAATCTTGAAGCAGTTTATTAG AATTGACCAGTATAAATGGTACTCTAGGCTTTTGAAAGAATATGCAACGGaagaatttacagtaaatggaaTGCCAGCACCAATATATGTAGCGAAGAGAATGGCATATTCCCAGGAAAATGACAATTTCG GTATGGTTGAAATGAAGGACTTGTTGGTGCCACTTTGTAACACCGCCTTTCTTCTACACTGTCAGGCACCAGAAATTGCTGTCACGAACGAAAAGATTCCCAACTTTGACGTGAC ATTTGATTCTAGTATTTGTCAAGATATTATAAAAATGGAGAAAGAAGTGAGTCGTAAAATAAGGAGTCATATCATATGTCTGGAGGGACTCAGGGATTTACAGAAA GATTGTTGGTCCTGGGAAAAACGCCTTAAACACAGGAACAATAGAATCGACACtttcttaaagaaaaaaatagatgAAGGACAAGCTGTTTCCAGTAACCTTAAAACCAAATATGATAGTCTAGTATTAAAGCAGAGTGAAACAGCAAAACGTTACAGGGCTATACTGGTTTGCTTCCAAGAAAAAATTGAGGAGGAGAAGAAACTCAGGACAGTTATTTTGCAg AAAGTGGCTGCCATCCGAGAAAAGTTGACATCTGTCATGAAAGAAGGCTTAATCCATACCTACAGTGACATGATACAGGCTGTATACATGGCAAAGGAACAAGACGG atttaacTTGGTTGATCAACAACTAACAGCAGTTAACATAGATGGCATCATTGAGAAGATCTATGAGATAACATCAGCCACCTACAACACACCATTACCTGAG GATTTTATCCAAGCCACTGGATCCAACGAAAAGTTGGCCGAGATATATTACAAGGAGTGTGATTTTGAAGTACTAGGAATGAAAAATGGAAACTATTTTAGAAACTTAAAGACGGAGAAAAAATCTTTGCTTGGAAAAACGGAGAGTCGTAAAG aaGGCTGTTTCTTCCCCATAAATGGCGGAATTCGAACAAATCCTGTTACACGTGATCAAAAAAGCAGAGGAATTATAAACATCAAAACAG GTTACCAAGTCAAATTAAAGTTGTCTTTGATGGAAGGTAATGTTGGTTTTGGGTGGGTCAGACAAAATGCTTTCTTTAGAAGAAAGACATGGGGGTTTTATTTCCTGACATCAGAAGATGAAGCAACATCAACAAAAGGTGTGACATCAGTACTCAAAGCTTTTCCAACTGAAGTAACCGATTGTTCGGACGATTATAGAGGACAGGGAGATAATCCATGTGTTGTAACACTGGAAAACGACAAGCACGAATACACAGAAAAGAAAGAACAAGAAGATGCAGTTGTAGTGCCTATGATCCAGAAAATTATTGATGAATGCATTCACGAGATTAaacttgaagaaaaaatattggtagtttga
- the LOC139519816 gene encoding ependymin-related protein 1-like: MIMMRRTKMYPVILIFTFFAMYQPTTGSICCLPRQWHAYQLVSMESTDKVYVDVLFDANLKKIASTIKMSRKGKKSQEFSLQDYANSVEYSVANNVCEKIPITTGFPWCVPDSAIVLFQSFVGTGANKIATTTYEISNSMELGDGVLTVTDGECIPINFKLAAINNGASTDVYGFEEGIPDATIFDTPATCQ, from the exons ATGATTATGATGAGGAGGACGAAAATGTATCCCGTTATACTGATATTTACTTTCTTTGCCATGTACCAACCAACTACTGGAAGCATTTGCTGTTTACCTCGCCAGTGGCATGCGTATCAATTGGTGTCGATGGAATCTACTGACAAG GTATATGTAGATGTTTTGTTCGATGCAAATCTGAAGAAAATTGCATCGACTATAAAAATGtcaagaaaaggaaagaaaagtcAAGAGTTTTCACTGCAAGATTACGCCAAT AGTGTTGAGTACTCTGTTGCCAACAATGTTTGTGAGAAAATACCAATTACAACAGGTTTCCCTTGGTGTGTACCAG ATTCTGCTATAGTATTGTTTCAATCTTTTGTCGGGACGGGAGCCAACAAAATTGCAACAACAACATACGAAATTTCAAATTCTATGGAACTTGGAGATGGTGTATTGACTGTGACTGACGGGGAATGTattccaatcaacttcaaacttgcTGCTATCAACAATGGAG CATCTACCGATGTTTATGGGTTCGAAGAGGGAATTCCAGACGCCACAATCTTTGATACGCCAGCTACCTGCCAGTAA